GCATAGAGCCTGTCTAAAATGAGTCAGGAAGGCCGCAGTAAGGCGCTCATCCAAGTACTCGAAGAACTGGAACAGTCCGACATCGGATTCGTCCTCGTTGGTGGGTACGCGATCAGTCAGTTCGAACCGCGATTCTCGACCGACCTGGATCTCGTCATCGCCCCGGATGACTACGACGACATCGTGGCATTCCTCGAAGCACGCGGTTTCGAACGGACGACCGAGCTCGAAGTTCCACCGGAAGAGACCATCTATAATCGAGAGATCGACATCTTTGAACGGACCGAAGGACTCCCCCACCCGGTCGGCGTCGACATTCTCGTGAATGGGCTTGGCTGTCGGCAAACCGAGGCGGAATGGTCGTTCGACTATCTGCGTGACCACAGTACTGAAACGACGATTTCGGGCGGGACCCGGTCGACGACCGCACGAGCAGCTGACGGAGAAATCCTCGTCGCCGCGAAACTCCATAGCGGCCGAAAGACGGATCTCGCTGATGTCCTCGCCGCTATCCCAGCGATCGACCTCGATGGCGTCGAGTCGCATCTCCACCGCGGCGATGCTGATGCCCTCCGGTCGCAGCTCAGTGAGGCCCAAGCCTTCATCGAAGAAGGTGGGCTGGATCACCGATTCAAGAGCATGTTCGGCCAATCGTCGGCATCAGCCGACGACATCGAGACGCTCCTCGAATTCCTCAAACGACAGCAGAAGTGAAATAGCGTTTCCCAGGCCTACAGCGACGGTATCTGTGCGTAGCTATCGCTGAGAAGGGACGCCCAGAGAGAACCGACGCTGTTTGTCCTCGCCTCAGCAGGAGCGGAGGCGACCATCCATAAGCGACACAGGAGGGCGCGATCCAGACTCGAACGAACTGTCACCAGAACAACGCCTCGAACCCCAGAATACGCGACTCATCAACGCCGGCATCGTGACGATTCACGATATGGAGACGCTGCGAGCCTGCGTCGCCTACGAGAACGCGAATCAGCAGCGCGTCCAGATCCTCCGCCGACTCGAACAGCGGGCCAGCGAAATCCGCGAAGAAAACGATTGAATCGATAGTCGTGGGCTGTTTGTCGGAGCCTCGGTGGGTGGAGGCTCAATCCAGATGAGCGATCGACCAGAAATCGAGATTCACCGACAGACTGCGTTCGGTGACGATGGCCAACTCGAAGTAACCGAAACGAGCGTCGAGACCTCACTCAAGGATTTCGGCGCTGACGTGGATCATCGCGACCGAGATTCGCGTCTTGACCAGCCCGAGGCGAGTGAGTTCGGCGTCGACGATCGACCCGAAGTGGAGCAAACATCCGAGGGAGATCAGTCAACCCTCTTCGCTGATACGGACGAGGATCAGCAAACCCTCAACGGTGAGGATGCGGCCGCTCGCTGTCTCTTCAATGAATAAACTGCCCCTATTGATTAGTCATCCGTCGAAATATTGTAGTCTGAGTGCTAATTTTGAAGCGACGCTGAGGGCCTAATAGCCGGTGGGTTTTTTCAGCCTCCAGCAGGGGTGCGGGGAATCCGAATGCCCGCATTCAACCGATGGAGATGAATCCGACTACCGACCCACGAACAGTCGTACAGGATGCGAGTGAGCGATGGCAGGCGAGTACAGACCGCGTTGAGTACGTCGGGATGCGTGTCGACGGAACGCCGGTAGTACTGAACCTTACCACACACGAACGCCTCTCCCCTAATCGAAGTCTCGGTCTCGTGCGGCATAGCCCGGCGGGATTCGACTGGGGCTATACGGGAAGCGGACCGGCACAGCTCGCCTGTGCGATCCTCCTCGATTACACCGACGACGAAACCGTCGCCGAGGAACACTACATCCAGTTCCGCGACGACGTGGTCAGTCAGTTGCTGTGTGATGGGCCGGCCGACTGCTGGCACCTCACCGGGGAGGATATCGAGGCGGCACTCGCCGAATTCGAAGAGTACCAAGCACTCACGCCAGATGGTGGGACGCCGTCATCGTCACTGCCGGCGAATTGGAGTGCGGTGAGCCGGACAGATCGGACAGTCTTCCAACGTCGGGATATCGACCACTACGTCGTCCTCGCCGAAGGGAGCGAAGAGTGGTTGATCATACTTTGTGCGCAGGAGGACCGGGCGTATCCCGCCCCGCTTGACCATCGAACACTTCCGGTCGAGAACGATCCTGCTGCAGCCGTGCAGGCACTCGTCGCTGAGAGTAACGACCTCGTCGAGCCAGAGGAGGACATCTGATGGAGAACATCCGACTCTCGCGGGCCACGTACCAACTCATCGAACGCGCCATCACGGCGCTGGAGTGCATCGGCCGAGAACTCGAGCGATACAACGACCGGCACGAGCTAACAGTTGGGAAAGACACCGACGAGACGAATCCCGGCGAATCATGACTGACGAAGCGACGCTCGACGACTTCGAGACCGAGACATCATCTGGAGAGTCCCGCTCGCTCACGCTGGAAGAGCGACTCCTCACCCCGATCTCCCCGTCCATCGGTCTGTGGGTGATTGCCGGGCACGGCGATCCGCTCTATCTCCAAAATCGGGGAACAGACCGGTATCTCTTCCGCGACGATCACGACCGGTGGTTCATCCTTCAACCCTCAGCGAAGGACTCAGAAGCAGCGTTCGTCCGCTGGGTGTATCTCCCAGCAGACCGGCCCGAACGGCTGGCGCAGTCGGCGCTTCGTCGACGGACAGTAATCGGCTATAATTACGTTCAGCGGTCGGCCGCACCAGATCCAGTCAGGTCGACGGTGACGGCGATGTTCGTCACGGAACCGTGGTCCGACACCGCCTACGAGTGTGGGTCGTGTGAGGCGCTGTTCGACACGGCACAAGAGCACGCCCTGCACTGCTGGGACGACCATCCATAGGTACCAAATCCTGAACAGGTGCGCCGTCGACGCCACGCCGACGAGTGAATTGAAGAGCCGAAGCCAAGTGTCGGGACCGTCCAGATGATTAACCAACAGTACTGGATTCTTGGGTAGAATGTTGGTTAAGAGTGGTTGTTTTTGCGCCCGTGAGAGGGGCGCAGGGCGCGTGATGAGAGCGCCGGTGCGGATGACGAATTCGATTTCGAGGTGACTGCAATGAAAGACCCAGAATCCAGAACCGTGTTCGCTGGCGTCGACGGACGAACCGATACGGAACT
This DNA window, taken from Halobellus ruber, encodes the following:
- a CDS encoding nucleotidyltransferase family protein — translated: MSQEGRSKALIQVLEELEQSDIGFVLVGGYAISQFEPRFSTDLDLVIAPDDYDDIVAFLEARGFERTTELEVPPEETIYNREIDIFERTEGLPHPVGVDILVNGLGCRQTEAEWSFDYLRDHSTETTISGGTRSTTARAADGEILVAAKLHSGRKTDLADVLAAIPAIDLDGVESHLHRGDADALRSQLSEAQAFIEEGGLDHRFKSMFGQSSASADDIETLLEFLKRQQK
- a CDS encoding DUF6166 domain-containing protein — protein: MEMNPTTDPRTVVQDASERWQASTDRVEYVGMRVDGTPVVLNLTTHERLSPNRSLGLVRHSPAGFDWGYTGSGPAQLACAILLDYTDDETVAEEHYIQFRDDVVSQLLCDGPADCWHLTGEDIEAALAEFEEYQALTPDGGTPSSSLPANWSAVSRTDRTVFQRRDIDHYVVLAEGSEEWLIILCAQEDRAYPAPLDHRTLPVENDPAAAVQALVAESNDLVEPEEDI